Proteins encoded in a region of the Canis lupus familiaris isolate Mischka breed German Shepherd chromosome 1, alternate assembly UU_Cfam_GSD_1.0, whole genome shotgun sequence genome:
- the RFPL4A gene encoding ret finger protein-like 4A, with the protein MAEHFKERSRCLVCLTYLERPMYLKCGYVCCLRCMDSLQKEPNGHGLLCPSCSVVSQKEDMRPGTHLGRLVSKIKELEPQLRATLQMNPKMRKFQVEVTLDVDTANHHLIISEDLKSVRCGYSKQNRRVRPERFDYAICVLGSPGFPSGRHYWEVDMGTSKEWDVGVCRDSAKRQGPILLSSELGFWTVGLRNGDLFQASTMPVTVLSVSPRLHRLGIFLDMNFGTVSFYHISDGSHIFTFTGIPAVELLRPFFAPANPFTDGQGFLRICPVMNPGIVSSPVDSDTEHF; encoded by the exons ATGGCCGAACActttaaagaaagaagtagatGTCTTGTGTGCCTGACCTACCTGGAGAGGCCCATGTACCTGAAATGTGGCTATGTCTGCTGCCTGCGCTGCATGGATTCACTGCAGAAGGAGCCCAATGGGCATGGTTTACTGTGCCCCTCCTGCTCCGTGGTCTCTCAGAAGGAGGACATGAGGCCCGGTACCCATCTTGGGAGGCTGGTTTCAAAGATCAAGGAGCTGGAGCCCCAGCTGAGAGCCACTCTACAGATGAACCCAAAGATGCGCAAGTTCCAAG TGGAGGTGACTCTGGATGTGGACACCGCCAACCACCACCTTATCATTTCTGAGGACCTGAAGAGTGTCCGCTGTGGGTATTCCAAACAGAACCGGAGGGTCCGGCCTGAGAGATTTGACTATGCCATCTGTGTCCTGGGCTCCCCTGGCTTCCCCTCTGGCCGCCACTACTGGGAGGTGGACATGGGGACGAGCAAGGAATGGGATGTGGGTGTTTGCAGAGACTCTGCTAAGCGACAAGGGCCAATTCTACTGTCCTCAGAACTTGGCTTCTGGACAGTGGGCTTGAGGAATGGTGATCTCTTCCAAGCCAGCACCATGCCTGTGACTGTTCTCTCAGTAAGCCCTCGCTTACACCGATTAGGCATCTTCCTGGACATGAATTTTGGCACTGTTTCCTTTTATCACATTAGTGATGGATCCCATATTTTCACCTTCACTGGCATCCCTGCTGTGGAGCTGCTGCGCCCGTTTTTTGCTCCTGCGAATCCGTTCACGGATGGTCAAGGCTTCCTGAGAATCTGTCCTGTAATGAATCCAGGCATTGTTAGCTCTCCAGTGGATTCTGATACAGAACACTTCTAG
- the NLRP9 gene encoding NACHT, LRR and PYD domains-containing protein 9 — MTESFFSDFGLLWYLEELKKEEFWKFKELLKQEPLQLGLKPIPWTELKKASREDLAKMLDKHYPGKQAWDVTLNLFLQINRHDLWTKAQEEIRNKPSPYRNHMKEKFRLIWEKETCLPVPNDFYKETIKHEYENLHAAYRASQAEESSPTVVLQGPEGIGKTTLLRKVMLEWAEGNLWKDRFTFIFFLNGCEMNMITETSLVELISRDLPLSSEPVEDILSQPERILFIMDGFEELKFDLELSTPLCNDQRQRQPMQIILSSLLQRKMLPESSLLIALGTEGMRKNYCLLQHPKYITLPGFSEHERKLYFYHFFRERNKALKAFSFVRGNIPLFVFCHNPLVCWLVCTCMKWQLEKGEDLEIVSESTTSLYTSFFISVFQSRNETCPPKHSRTRLKGLCTLAAMGVWTRMFVFCHEDLRRNGISESDTLMWMGMRILQRSGEYFTFTHMCLQEFCAAMFYVLKQPKDSPNPAIGSVTQLVTAGVSQVQSPLSRMITFLFAFSTEKITNLLETSFGFLLSKELKQEITQCLKSLSQCDPNQVAVNFQELFSGLFETHEKGFVAQVMDFFEEVNIYIGNTEDLVISAFCLKHCQNLRTLHLCIENVFSDDSGSIINEKLSFWQDFCSVFTTNENFQMLDLDNCKFSEASLAILCKALAQPVCKLQKFVYNFASDFGSSPALHKAILHNPHLKHLNLHGSSLSHVDVRQLCEMLKHPTCSIEELMLGMCDITAEACEEIASVLVCNKKLKLLSLAENPLRNEGMLMLCDALKHPDCVLETLLLMCCCLTSVACDYISQALLCNKSLSFLDLESNFLKDDGVASLCEALKHPNCHIEQLWLADCSLTSLCCKNLSDVLVCNEKLKILKLGSNDIQDAGVKQLCEALKHPDCKVEHLGLDMCQLTTACCEALASALTVCKSLKSLNLHWISLDRDGAVVLCEALNHLDCALQQLGLDKSVFDKEIQMLLTAVEEKNPHLTISHLLWINKEYRIRGVLT, encoded by the exons ATGACTGAATCCTTTTTTTCGGACTTTGGCTTGTTGTGGTACCTGGAGGAGCTCAAAAAGGAAGAATTCTGGAAATTTAAGGAGCTCCTCAAACAAGAACCTCTGCAACTTGGCCTCAAGCCAATCCCATGGACTGAGTTAAAGAAAGCTTCCAGAGAAGATCTAGCAAAGATGTTGGACAAGCATTACCCAGGAAAGCAGGCATGGGATGTGACACTGAACCTATTTCTACAGATCAATCGGCATGACCTCTGGACAAAGGCTCAGGAGGAGATCAGAA ATAAACCAAGCCCATACAGAAATCACATGAAGGAAAAGTTCCGTCTCATATGGGAAAAGGAAACCTGCCTTCCGGTTCCCAATGACTTCTACAAAGAAACCATAAAACATGAGTATGAAAACCTGCATGCTGCatacagagccagccaggcagaaGAGTCCTCACCCACTGTGGTCTTGCAAGGTCCAGAAGGAATCGGAAAAACAACACTTTTGAGGAAAGTAATGCTGGAATGGGCAGAAGGGAACCTATGGAAGGACAGGTTCACATTTATCTTCTTTCTCAATGGCTGTGAAATGAACATGATTACAGAGACCAGCTTGGTGGAGCTCATCTCCAGGGACCTGCCTCTGTCTTCAGAGCCAGTCGAGGACATCTTGTCTCAGCCAGAGAGGATCCTGTTCATCATGGATGGCTTTGAGGAACTGAAGTTTGACTTAGAGCTTTCGACTCCCTTGTGCAATGACCAGAGGCAGCGACAGCCAATGCAGATTATCCTGAGCAGTTTGCTGCAGAGAAAAATGCTTCCAGAGTCTTCTTTGCTTATCGCATTGGGAACAGAGGGCATGAGAAAAAATTACTGCTTATTGCAGCATCCAAAATACATAACCCTCCCAGGATTCTCTGAACATGAAAGGAAACTGTATTTCTACCATTTCTTCCGTGAGAGGAATAAAGCTCTGAAAGCCTTCAGTTTTGTGAGGGGCAATATCCCATTGTTTGTCTTCTGTCATAACCCCCTTGTTTGCTGGCTGGTCTGTACTTGTATGAAATGGCagctggagaaaggagaagatCTTGAGATTGTGTCTGAAAGCACCACTTCTTTGTATACATCCTTTTTTATTAGTGTATTCCAATCAAGAAATGAGACATGTCCACCTAAGCACAGCAGAACCCGACTGAAAGGCCTGTGTACCTTGGCTGCAATGGGAGTATGGACTCGTATGTTTGTGTTTTGCCATGAAGACCTCAGGAGGAATGGTATATCTGAGTCTGATACCTTGATGTGGATGGGCATGAGAATCCTTCAAAGGAGTGGTGAATACTTTACCTTCACACATATGTGCCTCCAGGAGTTTTGTGCTGCCATGTTCTATGTGCTCAAACAGCCCAAGGACAGTCCTAACCCTGCCATTGGAAGTGTGACCCAGCTTGTAACAGCAGGTGTAAGTCAGGTCCAGAGCCCATTGTCTCGGATGATAACATTCTTGTTTGCGTTTTCAACTGAAAAAATAACCAACCTGTTGGAGACATCCTTTGGTTTTCTCTTGTCCAAAGAGCTAAAGCAGGAAATAACCCAATGCCTTAAAAGTTTAAGTCAGTGTGACCCCAATCAGGTGGCGGTGAATTTCCAGGAATTGTTCAGTGGTTTGTTTGAGACCCATGAAAAAGGATTTGTAGCACAAGTGATGGATTTCTTTGAGgaagttaatatttatataggTAACACAGAAGACTTGGTGATATCTGCATTCTGCCTAAAACACTGCCAAAATTTGCGGACACTTCACCTGTGTatagaaaatgtcttttcagatgACTCTGGATCCATCATAAA TGAGAAGCTTTCCTTTTGGCAAGACTTTTGCTCTGTGTTCACCACCAATGAGAACTTCCAGATGTTAGATTTGGACAACTGTAAGTTCAGTGAGGCCTCCCTGGCGATTCTCTGTAAAGCTCTGGCTCAGCCCGTTTGTAAACTCCAAAAGTTTGT GTATAATTTTGCTTCTGACTTTGGAAGTAGCCCAGCCTTGCATAAGGCCATTCTTCATAACCCTCATCTAAAACACCTGAACCTGCATGGCTCTAGTCTCTCCCACGTGGATGTCAGACAGCTGTGTGAGATGCTGAAGCACCCTACATGCAGCATAGAAGAGCTGAT GTTGGGAATGTGTGACATCACAGCAGAAGCTTGTGAAGAAATTGCCTCTGTCCTTGTCTGCAACAAGAAGCTGAAGCTTCTCTCTCTGGCAGAAAACCCCCTGAGGAACGAAGGCATGCTGATGCTGTGTGACGCCCTGAAGCACCCAGACTGTGTGCTGGAGACATTGCT GCTGATGTGCTGCTGCCTCACCTCTGTGGCCTGTGACTACATCTCCCAAGCCCTTTTGTGCAACAAATCCCTGTCCTTTCTTGATCTGGAGTCAAATTTCCTGAAAGATGATGGAGTGGCATCTCTTTGTGAGGCACTGAAGCACCCAAATTGCCACATCGAGCAGTTGTG GTTGGCAGATTGTTCCCTCACTTCTCTTTGTTGTAAGAACCTCTCTGATGTTCTTGTTTGCAATGAAAAACTAAAGATCTTGAAACTAGGGAGCAATGACATACAAGATGCTGGTGTCAAGCAGTTATGTGAAGCTCTGAAGCATCCAGACTGTAAAGTAGAGCATCTTGG GCTGGATATGTGTCAGCTCACTACTGCCTGTTGTGAGGCGCTGGCCTCGGCTCTCACTGTCTGCAAGTCACTGAAGAGCTTGAATTTGCACTGGATTAGTTTGGACCGTGATGGGGCGGTGGTGCTGTGCGAAGCTCTGAACCACCTGGACTGTGCCCTGCAGCAGCTTGG gttGGACAAATCTGTTTTTGATAAGGAGATTCAGATGCTGCTCACAGCTGTGGAAGAGAAAAACCCCCACCTGACCATTTCCCATCTACTCTGGATCAACAAAGAGTACAGGATCAGGGGTGTGCTTACCTGA